A section of the Pirellulales bacterium genome encodes:
- a CDS encoding branched-chain amino acid ABC transporter permease has protein sequence MLTLLLAADSISGWQLFVQQCLNGLTYGALIALIALGYTMVYGIIGLINFAHGDLFMLGTFLTLTLINAFGLDTAASAWTVAISVAALLIVVALFCAVLNFSVDRLIYKPLRNAPKLAPLVSAIGVSFIFQNVGLLWKGPADLSVPKLISQRNLLGDSAITFTPSDAVLLVVVAAIMSGLTVLVKFTRLGKSMRAVSQDPVAAQLMGIHVERVIGSTFLIGGGLAGFAAVIYSMYIGTIGFQIGYINGLYAFTAAVLGGIGNIPGAVLGGIVIGMVRSLGSAYVEERWTAAIIFGILIVILIFRPSGLLGERMREKV, from the coding sequence ATGCTGACTTTGCTGCTGGCCGCCGACTCGATTTCTGGTTGGCAACTTTTCGTCCAGCAGTGTCTCAACGGACTGACGTACGGCGCCTTGATTGCGCTCATCGCTCTGGGTTACACGATGGTTTATGGAATCATCGGGCTAATCAACTTCGCCCACGGCGATTTGTTCATGCTGGGCACTTTTCTCACGTTGACGCTCATCAATGCTTTCGGGCTAGATACCGCGGCTTCGGCATGGACAGTGGCCATTAGCGTCGCCGCGTTGCTCATCGTGGTGGCGCTGTTTTGCGCCGTGCTCAATTTTTCCGTCGATCGATTGATTTACAAACCCTTGCGGAATGCGCCGAAGTTGGCGCCGCTGGTTTCCGCCATTGGCGTATCGTTTATTTTTCAAAATGTCGGACTGTTGTGGAAAGGTCCGGCCGATTTAAGCGTGCCTAAGCTCATTTCGCAGCGAAACTTGTTGGGCGATTCCGCGATAACTTTCACCCCGTCCGATGCCGTGTTGCTGGTGGTGGTGGCGGCAATTATGTCGGGCCTGACCGTGCTGGTGAAATTCACTCGGCTGGGAAAATCGATGCGCGCCGTGTCGCAAGACCCCGTTGCGGCGCAGTTGATGGGCATTCATGTAGAGCGTGTCATCGGCAGCACGTTTCTCATCGGCGGCGGACTGGCCGGATTTGCCGCTGTAATTTACTCCATGTACATCGGCACCATTGGCTTTCAAATTGGCTACATCAACGGCCTGTACGCGTTCACCGCTGCGGTGCTGGGCGGCATCGGGAATATTCCCGGCGCGGTGCTGGGGGGCATCGTCATTGGAATGGTTCGCTCGTTAGGCTCTGCCTATGTGGAAGAACGTTGGACGGCCGCGATCATCTTCGGCATCTTAATCGTCATTCTGATTTTCAGGCCCTCCGGCCTGCTAGGCGAGCGCATGCGCGAGAAGGTTTGA